One segment of Coffea arabica cultivar ET-39 chromosome 7c, Coffea Arabica ET-39 HiFi, whole genome shotgun sequence DNA contains the following:
- the LOC113699540 gene encoding F-box/kelch-repeat protein At3g23880-like — MEADEPSNPSILHSLPDDIISFCILTCLPVKTLIRLTCVCKAWRNLINSDPEFIKSHLQQSLQNKAPRKIYMRNWITCCPCHPTMPNLDAPRFANPDNQRTIIHQRDEFMYLGIQMYVVGSSNGLLCILQDCCCSRDSILYLWNRALGQFKLLPRSICTGYWTIAVGFGYDPGTDDYIVAKACRLKVVPEGYVSYKVGIYTLRNLSWKTITFDTVPGAPRRIERYDRVGVIHEGFLYWISGTDEEGCIWLNAFDMKREIFQVITVPSYVPVNSYRRLRLFRGCVSVSGFTSGEFELWAMKEEGSWVKQFVITRNSDMVIWPHLSTTDVTSGGKILAFQAHHTAAIRKESGRLVLYDPDSQMIEDAISGVAYHDIKPSWLWFKYFVVDNYVESLVRVIPDGERKISKESQEIIDSYANGEEEKTKKNSRKLFGCFVCRD, encoded by the coding sequence ATGGAGGCCGATGAACCTTCAAATCCAAGTATCTTGCATTCGTTACCAGATGACATCATCAGTTTTTGTATCTTGACTTGTCTACCAGTGAAGACCCTCATAAGACTGACTTGCGTCTGTAAGGCATGGCGGAATCTCATAAACTCAGATCCAGAATTCATCAAGTCTCATCTGCAACAATCTCTCCAAAACAAGGCACCCCGCAAAATCTACATGCGCAATTGGATCACCTGTTGCCCCTGCCATCCAACCATGCCTAATTTGGACGCTCCAAGATTCGCGAATCCTGATAATCAACGGACAATTATTCATCAACGCGACGAATTCATGTATCTTGGGATTCAAATGTACGTCGTAGGCAGCTCTAATGGGCTGCTATGTATTCTCCAGGATTGCTGTTGTAGCAGGGACTCGATACTATATCTTTGGAACCGGGCTTTAGGGCAATTCAAGTTGTTACCCAGAAGCATATGCACAGGTTATTGGACTATTGCTGTAGGCTTTGGCTACGACCCAGGAACGGACGATTATATAGTGGCAAAAGCATGCAGGCTGAAAGTAGTACCAGAAGGGTATGTCAGCTACAAGGTTGGGATCTATACCCTAAGAAACCTTTCCTGGAAAACTATAACCTTTGATACTGTTCCCGGAGCGCCCAGACGGATTGAGCGTTATGATCGTGTAGGTGTGATTCATGAAGGATTCCTTTATTGGATAAGCGGGACTGACGAGGAAGGGTGCATTTGGTTGAACGCGTTTGATATGAAACGAGAAATATTTCAAGTGATTACGGTTCCAAGTTACGTTCCCGTTAACTCATACCGGAGGCTTAGATTGTTTAGGGGGTGTGTTTCCGTAAGTGGTTTCACATCAGGAGAATTTGAGCTTTGGGCAATGAAAGAAGAAGGTTCTTGGGTAAAACAATTTGTGATCACAAGAAACTCGGATATGGTTATCTGGCCTCATCTTAGCACAACTGATGTCACATCAGGTGGGAAGATTCTGGCATTTCAAGCACATCATACAGCAGCAATACGTAAAGAATCAGGACGTCTGGTTTTGTATGATCCAGATAGCCAAATGATTGAGGATGCCATCAGTGGGGTGGCTTATCATGATATCAAACCTTCTTGGCTTTGGTTCAAGTACTTTGTAGTGGATAATTATGTGGAGAGTTTAGTTCGTGTTATACCAGATGGTGAACGGAAAATTTCTAAAGAGTCCCAAGAGATCATTGATTCCTATGCCAacggagaagaagaaaagaccaagaagaattcaagaaaattatTCGGCTGCTTCGTGTGTAGGGATTAG
- the LOC113699541 gene encoding uncharacterized protein encodes MDASSQCLSSLVCEVSIIRAKNFEFKSSGDWFVRCCLPTGNNTRRVQLNSKKISSESDLFWDEFFSLECLGTEDAINSLRQGSIVFELRSIKSVLERLTGGSKIMGRAEIPLENVFESPNIEVETWARMNSKNPRLHQDVKPPSVPVEVKIGVPEMTNEWSQNNDRLRRRRWDYSCGCKEGGCQSLDYDLFALGFALEAL; translated from the coding sequence ATGGATGCTTCTTCTCAATGTCTCTCAAGTCTTGTGTGTGAAGTAAGCATCATAAGAGCCAAAAATTTTGAGTTCAAGTCTTCAGGAGACTGGTTTGTCAGATGCTGTCTTCCAACAGGAAACAACACAAGAAGAGTCCAACTCAATAGCAAAAAAATCTCATCCGAATCTGATTTGTTTTGGGATGAATTCTTTTCGTTAGAGTGCCTAGGAACTGAAGATGCCATCAACTCATTAAGGCAAGGCAGTATTGTCTTTGAGTTGAGAAGCATTAAATCAGTTCTTGAAAGACTTACTGGTGGATCAAAAATCATGGGGAGAGCTGAAATTCCATTGGAAAATGTTTTCGAATCACCAAACATTGAAGTCGAGACATGGGCTAGGATGAATTCAAAGAATCCACGCTTGCATCAAGATGTCAAGCCCCCCTCAGTGCCGGTAGAGGTGAAAATTGGAGTTCCAGAGATGACTAACGAATGGAGTCAAAATAATGACAGgttgaggaggaggaggtgggaTTATTCATGTGGTTGCAAAGAAGGTGGATGTCAATCTCTTGATTATGACTTGTTTGCACTTGGATTTGCTCTGGAGGCCTTGTAG
- the LOC140010531 gene encoding uncharacterized protein — translation MDASFQCSSSLKCELSIIRAKNIEFKSSGHLFVRCYLSAGNNTRVQLNTKEISSKSDLFWDEFFSLQCQGTEDAINSLRQGNVAFELRWRSTKPILGRLIGGSKILGRAEIPWKNVFESPNMEIETWVRMNSKNPCLHQDVKPPSVQVKVKVGVPEMTNERRWDHSCGCKDGGCQSLDYVDYDYFALGFALEAL, via the coding sequence ATGGATGCTTCTTTTCAATGTTCCTCTAGCCTTAAATGCGAGTTAAGCATCATAAGAGCTAAAAATATTGAGTTCAAGTCTTCAGGACACTTGTTTGTGAGATGCTATCTTTCAGCAGGAAACAACACAAGAGTCCAACTCAATACCAAAGAAATCTCAtccaaatctgatttgttttGGGATGAATTTTTTTCACTGCAGTGCCAAGGAACTGAAGATGCCATCAACTCCTTGAGGCAAGGGAACGTTGCCTTTGAGTTGAGATGGAGAAGCACTAAACCAATTCTTGGAAGACTTATCGGTGGATCAAAAATCTTGGGAAGAGCTGAAATTCCCTGGAAAAATGTTTTTGAATCACCAAACATGGAAATTGAGACATGGGTTCGGATGAATTCAAAGAATCCATGCTTGCATCAAGATGTCAAGCCCCCCTCAGTGCAGGTCAAGGTGAAAGTTGGAGTCCCAGAGATGACTAACGAAAGGAGGTGGGATCATTCATGTGGTTGCAAAGACGGTGGATGTCAATCTCTTGATTATGTTGATTATGACTACTTTGCACTTGGATTTGCTCTAGAGGCCTTGTAG